In Chionomys nivalis chromosome 24, mChiNiv1.1, whole genome shotgun sequence, one genomic interval encodes:
- the LOC130866056 gene encoding arylacetamide deacetylase-like 2 has translation MGYKTLCFGFSCVLFAYSFYSPVPENIEEPWKVRFMDVVIKMTSLVATLFENIGLMNYEEVFFTVTALQFTEPVSDENITVVDTNFSDIPVRLYLPKRKSEIQRPAVIFIHGGAFVLGSCKMSAYDDLNRLTANKLGAVIVGIDYRLAPQYQFPAALEDCVFVVKFFLQDKVLAKYGVDPARICITGDSSGGTLVAAVIQLLQNDPDFKDRIKAQALIYPGLQVLDTSLPSHREYEHGPLVSREMIIKLASLYVTEDKTLLQALLRNEHMPPGSRDLFKFVNWSDFLPDKYKKNYVYREPILGKLNATYPALVDNRMSPLIANDSQLQSLPLTYVVTCEHDLIRDDSLIYITRLRNVGVQVTHDHLEEGIHGALSFTGAPMFLHSGLRIRDKYISWLEENL, from the exons ATGGGGTACAAAACTCTGTGCTTCGGATTCTCTTGTGTTCTATTTGCCTACTCTTTTTATTCTCCTGTTCCAGAGAATATTGAAGAACCCTGGAAAGTGAGATTCATGGATGTTGTCATAAAAATGACGTCACTTGTG gcCACATTATTTGAAAACATAGGTCTTATGAACTATGAAGAAGTATTTTTTACTGTAACAGCACTTCAATTTACAGAACCAGTTTCAGATGAAAACATTACAGTGGTTGACACAAACTTTAGTGACATTCCTGTCCGTCTGTACTTGCCAAAAAGGAAGTCTGAAATACAGCGACCAGCTGTCATTTTCATTCATGGTGGTGCCTTTGTCTTGGGAAGTTGCA aGATGTCAGCCTATGATGACCTGAACAGACTGACAGCAAACAAGCTTGGTGCTGTTATTGTGGGAATAGA CTACAGACTTGCTCCTCAGTATCAATTCCCAGCTGCCCTTGAAGACTGTGTTTTTGTGGTCAAGTTCTTTCTCCAGGATAAGGTTCTTGCAAAATATGGAGTAGATCCTGCTCGCATCTGTATTACAGGAGACAGTTCTGGGGGCACCTTGGTAGCAGCAGTGATTCAACTG TTACAGAATGACCCAGATTTCAAAGACAGAATTAAGGCACAAGCTTTGATATACCCTGGCCTACAAGTGCTTGATACTTCTCTGCCATCACATCGAGAGTACGAACATGGTCCACTTGTGTCCAGGGAGATGATAATTAAGTTGGCAAGCCTGTATGTGACTGAAGACAAAACTCTGCTCCAGGCCTTACTAAGAAATGAGCACATGCCACCAGGGTCAAGAGACTTGTTCAAGTTTGTTAACTGGAGTGACTTCCTTCCtgacaaatataaaaagaactatgTTTACAGGGAGCCCATCCTTGGAAAACTAAATGCTACTTATCCAGCACTTGTGGATAACAGAATGTCACCTTTGATAGCCAATGACTCCCAGTTACAGAGTTTGCCACTAACTTATGTTGTCACATGTGAACATGATCTCATAAGAGACGATAGTCTCATTTACATCACACGCCTTAGAAATGTTGGGGTCCAAGTTACTCATGACCATTTAGAGGAAGGAATCCATGGAGCCCTATCCTTTACTGGAGCTCCCATGTTTTTACATTCAGGATTAAGAATAAGAGACAAGTATATTAGTTGGTTAGAAGAAAATctataa